TACCTGCAGGGCCAGACCGAACGGCTGGTGGAACTTCTGAAGCTGGGGCTGGAGCTGGACGCCCATGGACGGCCGGGAAGCGAGCGGCGGTGAGCGCCGCAACCGTCCCGCCGGCGGGCGGGCAGAGCCCCGGAGCTCAGTGGTGGTAGGGCGGCGGCCCGTCGCCGAACTGCTCCGCTCCGGGCGCCCGGTTGACCGGCTTTACGTCGCCGAGGGTGCCGAAGCCCTGGGGGAACTGGTGGAACTGGCCAGGCAGCAGGGCATACCGGTCCAGCGGGTACCCCGGCCGGTCCTGCGGCGGCTTTCGGGAACGGAGCACCACCAGGGCGTGGTGGCGCGCACGGCCCCCGTCGGGTACGTTGAACTCGAGGACCTGACGGCACCCGATGCCAGGCGTCCGGGCGGCGTCGACGAAGCCCTGCCGCCCCTGATTCTGGTGCTCGACCACCCGACCGATCCGCAGAACGTGGGCGCCCTGCTGCGCACTGCCGAAGCGGTGGCGGTGAGGGGCGTGGTGTTGCCGGTCCGCCGCAGTGCCCCGATCACCCCGGCGGTGGAACGCGCCTCCGCCGGCGCCGTGCGCCACGTCCGGCTGGCACGGGTGTCGAGCGTGGCCGATGCTCTGCTGCGCCTGAAGAAGGCCGGCTTCTGGGCGGTGGGGGCGGAGCCCGAGGCTCGCCAGTCCCTGTGGGAGGCCGACCTGACCGGGCCGGTTGCCGTTGTGATCGGTTCGGAGGGAGAGGGGATGTCCGAACTGGTGCGCCGCCGGTGCGACCTCTTGGTGCGGATTCCTATGTTCGGCGCGGTGGCCTC
Above is a window of Bacillota bacterium DNA encoding:
- the rlmB gene encoding 23S rRNA (guanosine(2251)-2'-O)-methyltransferase RlmB gives rise to the protein MVGRRPVAELLRSGRPVDRLYVAEGAEALGELVELARQQGIPVQRVPRPVLRRLSGTEHHQGVVARTAPVGYVELEDLTAPDARRPGGVDEALPPLILVLDHPTDPQNVGALLRTAEAVAVRGVVLPVRRSAPITPAVERASAGAVRHVRLARVSSVADALLRLKKAGFWAVGAEPEARQSLWEADLTGPVAVVIGSEGEGMSELVRRRCDLLVRIPMFGAVASLNASVAGALMLYEVRRRQLKGREMAGSP